A stretch of Chloracidobacterium sp. DNA encodes these proteins:
- a CDS encoding SCO family protein, with protein MKHVLKVVLLTVVGCWLSVSVALAQYGVGQQVEIPQRNGRPSGSPELLKQIGVTQNLGAQLPLDVQLRDETGVERPLRTYFTDKPVILAPVYFTCPMLCTQIINGVIKGLRDVHYMPGQDFEVVIVSIDPRETAELAAGKKQSYLKRYGRPGTEHGWHFLTGREEEVSRLAAALGFRYAWDEATQQYAHASAIMVATPQGKLSHYFYGVEYRPNDLRFALVQSSQGKIGSPVEQVLLYCFHYDPVTGRYTPIILTVVKIAAVLTVLALGSLIGYFLWQERKERQTLAATAKTANAE; from the coding sequence ATGAAACACGTCCTCAAAGTCGTGCTGCTGACAGTGGTTGGCTGCTGGTTGAGCGTTTCCGTCGCGCTGGCCCAGTACGGCGTCGGGCAACAGGTTGAAATCCCACAGCGGAACGGGAGGCCGTCGGGTTCCCCGGAACTGCTCAAGCAAATCGGCGTCACGCAAAATCTTGGCGCGCAGCTGCCGCTGGATGTCCAACTGCGGGATGAGACTGGCGTTGAGCGCCCGCTGCGCACGTACTTTACGGATAAGCCGGTCATTCTCGCGCCGGTGTACTTCACCTGCCCGATGCTCTGCACACAGATCATCAACGGCGTCATCAAAGGTCTGCGGGATGTCCACTACATGCCGGGACAGGATTTTGAAGTCGTCATTGTCAGCATTGACCCGCGTGAGACCGCCGAACTCGCCGCCGGCAAGAAACAGAGCTACCTCAAGCGTTATGGACGCCCCGGCACGGAACACGGCTGGCACTTTCTGACTGGGCGCGAGGAGGAAGTGTCGCGGCTGGCGGCGGCGCTGGGCTTTCGCTACGCCTGGGATGAAGCCACCCAGCAGTACGCCCATGCCAGCGCGATTATGGTCGCCACGCCGCAGGGCAAGCTGTCGCACTATTTCTACGGCGTTGAGTACCGTCCCAATGACCTGCGCTTTGCGCTCGTTCAGTCATCGCAGGGCAAGATCGGCAGCCCAGTTGAACAGGTTCTGCTCTACTGCTTCCACTACGATCCGGTGACGGGTCGCTACACCCCCATCATTCTGACGGTTGTCAAGATTGCCGCTGTTTTGACGGTGCTCGCGCTGGGCAGCCTGATCGGTTACTTCCTGTGGCAGGAACGGAAAGAACGGCAAACGTTGGCGGCGACCGCTAAAACGGCCAACGCTGAGTAG